In the Geobacter sp. FeAm09 genome, one interval contains:
- a CDS encoding cache domain-containing protein: MNRNSVVTGIALGLAGFAVNWFKFELFFDVHLLFGSIVSMFAIMRFGLATGTIAALVASACTWYHWHHPWAIVTWTAEAFFAGLVAKRSRWSLLAGDFFYWISGGLLLGYLFNEYFIGASLRTVLLITLKQGINGIFNTLVATGLYIAFACENRGTRDLPTMFQTLFTSLAIFILVPVMGYFYFGINDSFHRRLRDYCADTAQICDIAEQDVALWLADRRYAVQALADLAGSVAHMEQPELQRIVETMHAAHPDFKRMVIVNKSSVTRACAPRLDEYGVSTIGIDLSTRSYNAILRSYSASRNPLSHPLLFDLFRGEAIGVKGPKLRIIAPVFVRGAYGGAASGVLNLASLQEVLQEIAGTSAMAITVVDQRGNVVVGTKTSLKPLTPYTPRREGRSSRSAWG, translated from the coding sequence ATGAATCGGAATAGTGTCGTAACCGGGATCGCATTGGGCCTTGCGGGGTTCGCCGTCAACTGGTTCAAGTTCGAGCTGTTTTTCGATGTCCACCTCCTGTTCGGCTCGATCGTTTCCATGTTTGCCATCATGCGCTTCGGCCTGGCAACGGGAACAATCGCCGCCCTGGTGGCGTCGGCCTGTACGTGGTATCACTGGCATCACCCCTGGGCAATCGTCACGTGGACCGCCGAGGCGTTCTTCGCCGGCCTCGTCGCCAAACGGAGCCGCTGGAGCCTCCTGGCCGGCGATTTTTTCTACTGGATCAGCGGCGGCCTGCTGCTGGGGTACCTCTTCAATGAATACTTCATCGGCGCTTCCCTCCGGACCGTCCTGCTGATAACCCTCAAGCAGGGGATCAACGGCATCTTCAATACGCTCGTGGCAACGGGGCTCTACATTGCCTTCGCCTGCGAGAACCGCGGCACGCGCGACCTGCCGACGATGTTTCAGACGCTCTTCACCTCCCTGGCGATCTTCATCCTCGTGCCGGTCATGGGGTATTTCTATTTCGGCATCAACGACTCGTTCCACCGGCGTCTGCGGGACTATTGCGCCGACACGGCGCAAATCTGCGACATCGCCGAACAGGATGTCGCGCTCTGGCTCGCCGACAGGCGTTATGCGGTACAGGCGCTGGCCGATCTCGCCGGTTCCGTGGCGCACATGGAACAACCGGAACTGCAGCGTATCGTGGAAACCATGCACGCCGCCCACCCGGATTTCAAGAGAATGGTCATCGTCAACAAATCTTCCGTTACCCGGGCATGCGCCCCGCGGTTGGACGAGTACGGCGTCTCGACCATCGGTATCGATCTGTCCACGCGCTCCTACAACGCCATCCTCCGTTCCTACAGCGCCAGCCGGAATCCGCTGTCGCACCCCCTGTTGTTCGACCTGTTCAGGGGGGAGGCCATCGGCGTCAAGGGGCCCAAGCTCCGGATCATCGCTCCCGTGTTTGTCCGGGGCGCCTACGGGGGAGCGGCCTCCGGGGTGCTGAACTTGGCGTCGCTGCAGGAAGTGCTGCAGGAGATCGCCGGTACCAGCGCCATGGCCATCACCGTGGTCGATCAGCGGGGCAATGTGGTCGTCGGCACCAAGACTTCCCTGAAGCCGCTGACCCCCTATACCCCCCGCAGGGAGGGACGGTCATCCCGGTCGGCATGGGGGTGA
- a CDS encoding response regulator transcription factor, with protein MDSILIIEDDPSYRNMMELILQMEGFDVRTAVDGQSGLDLLHEKRPDLVLCDILMPDLDGHQVLEALKSEHAYAEIPFIFVTAMGARGEIRFGMAKGADDYLPKPFSASELLEAVTSRLRRHKMILQQGGIAPFEKELSTLRHKVTKREREILVMVGRGDTSRDIAEQLGISLKTVEAHRANLMFKLDAANAASLARWALIVTQFAGEFSGQMR; from the coding sequence ATGGACTCGATCCTGATAATCGAAGATGATCCTTCGTACCGCAACATGATGGAATTGATCCTCCAGATGGAGGGTTTTGACGTCCGAACCGCCGTCGATGGCCAATCGGGCCTTGACCTGCTCCACGAAAAGCGCCCGGATCTGGTCCTCTGCGACATTCTGATGCCGGACCTTGATGGCCACCAGGTACTGGAAGCCCTGAAAAGCGAACACGCCTATGCCGAGATCCCTTTCATCTTCGTTACCGCCATGGGGGCGCGCGGGGAAATCCGGTTCGGCATGGCCAAGGGGGCCGACGACTATCTGCCCAAGCCGTTTTCCGCGAGCGAGTTGCTCGAAGCGGTCACCTCAAGGCTTCGCCGGCATAAAATGATCCTCCAGCAGGGCGGCATCGCCCCTTTCGAGAAGGAATTGTCCACCCTGCGCCACAAGGTCACCAAACGTGAACGGGAGATCCTGGTAATGGTGGGGCGCGGCGATACCTCCCGGGACATCGCCGAGCAGTTGGGCATCAGCCTGAAAACCGTCGAGGCCCACAGGGCGAATCTCATGTTCAAGCTCGATGCCGCTAATGCCGCCAGCCTGGCGCGCTGGGCGCTCATAGTGACGCAGTTCGCGGGAGAATTTTCCGGCCAGATGCGCTGA
- a CDS encoding PAS domain-containing protein → MGVSHWEPEQRPGVPVSNRWYASVYFKEKTIAAGNGWKVVVEAPIRPLVEEISQQTMVLFEVIIALIVTVIGLSRVHAARYSLSVRQLVDVTRQLPERCSSGEEVVWPHSMSREMSGLIANFQVMAAAIHRDIKEMEHLNESLEQRVAERTQELREAIQFSEQVIQSAQEGIAVHDLELHYLAWNPFMETLSGITADRVLGRHPAEIFPHLIETGTIARLESVAAGGPPTSMDIQFRDAVSGKTKWVSELSAPLCNSKGVIIGAITTVRDISNRKRMEELARCALDNAIGANNTMKRLLRVIAHEFRTPLGLLTGCTDILDRYWDRLTPEKRSEQNGHIRRAARQLSKLLESVVAFNHLGTETPVERPLADIGGLCRTIAAEAEINWGAGRPLPFP, encoded by the coding sequence ATGGGGGTGAGCCACTGGGAGCCCGAGCAGCGGCCGGGGGTTCCCGTTAGCAACCGCTGGTATGCGTCGGTCTATTTCAAGGAAAAGACCATAGCCGCGGGAAACGGCTGGAAGGTGGTGGTCGAGGCGCCGATCAGGCCCCTGGTGGAGGAGATCAGCCAGCAAACCATGGTGCTGTTCGAGGTCATCATCGCCTTGATCGTTACGGTCATCGGCCTGTCACGGGTGCATGCCGCCCGATACTCGTTGTCCGTTCGGCAACTTGTGGACGTGACCCGACAGCTCCCGGAACGGTGCTCGTCCGGGGAGGAGGTCGTCTGGCCGCACTCCATGTCCCGGGAGATGTCGGGGCTGATCGCCAATTTTCAGGTGATGGCCGCTGCCATTCACCGGGATATCAAGGAGATGGAACACCTGAACGAATCCCTGGAACAGCGAGTGGCCGAAAGGACACAGGAGCTGCGGGAAGCGATCCAGTTCAGCGAACAGGTAATCCAGAGCGCCCAGGAGGGGATTGCCGTCCATGACCTGGAACTGCACTACCTGGCGTGGAATCCCTTCATGGAGACACTGAGCGGCATTACGGCCGATCGGGTGCTGGGGCGGCATCCGGCCGAGATATTCCCCCACCTGATCGAGACCGGCACCATTGCGCGCCTGGAAAGCGTGGCGGCAGGGGGGCCCCCAACGTCCATGGATATTCAGTTCCGCGACGCAGTGAGCGGAAAAACCAAGTGGGTTTCGGAACTGAGCGCCCCCCTGTGCAACTCCAAAGGCGTGATCATCGGAGCCATCACGACGGTGCGGGATATCAGCAATCGCAAACGGATGGAAGAGCTTGCGCGGTGCGCCCTGGACAATGCCATCGGTGCCAACAACACGATGAAACGGCTGCTCCGCGTTATCGCCCACGAATTCCGCACCCCCCTGGGCCTGCTTACCGGCTGCACCGATATTCTCGACCGCTACTGGGACCGTTTGACCCCGGAAAAGCGCAGCGAACAGAACGGCCATATCCGCAGGGCCGCCCGGCAGTTGTCCAAACTGCTGGAATCGGTGGTGGCTTTCAATCACCTGGGAACGGAGACGCCGGTGGAGAGGCCGCTGGCGGACATCGGCGGGCTCTGCCGCACCATCGCCGCGGAGGCGGAGATAAACTGGGGGGCGGGCAGACCTTTACCGTTTCCATAG
- a CDS encoding HDOD domain-containing protein: MQQIPGTILDAIEAIQLPSMPQVLLRFLSATNDDQTSMADLARVVEQDPALSARVLTVANSPALRSGAEIKSLDQGLVVLGTRLMRTLASCLAIQSVFARTAGDMRYDLTGFWGHALRVGELASAIAARVGYPDPGEAYLAGLMHDIGQLLLLGGVGDSYGVLLGRSDDERALQANECTLLGTDHSAVGAWLVDQWNLSSFMADAVLFHHRPANEIVEADPLSRIVWSAHSIDNCAAAEPESALAAAVIEAALGITAAEVAAIRQTCSERIAELAAALGIESTGYPKTLPDFATPFEHFRSKLNDTSVTYSRLEALVRDMATMNSLQHNLTALCSEAEIVMALRESARILFGAGRIAFLFVQKDRQVLSGANIAGQPPLLQRLEIRLDSGQSLAVTALLEQRPASTFDGEPEAAALVDVQATRALGGEGILYVPLCTRGNRIGVMTYGVTAAQYARLLPRLDLVANFANLAAESVESWRAARDREQEMATTMKSGFEQRARKVVHEAGNPLAIIKNYLKIVSRKVPDELGVQQELTILGEEIDRVTQIVRSLVDVAEVPKDTGAFDVNTVIDEMLALYGETFFAGCGITVLKSLEPRLSPVAGDRDSFKQILFNLWKNASEAMPAGGRITISTRGDMLLDGQPSVEIHVSDSGPGLPPEVMQGLFKPLAPNRRPGHSGIGLSIVASLVERLGGRIGCQNQDGQGACFIILLPQAKGQPSE, translated from the coding sequence TTGCAACAGATTCCGGGAACCATTCTCGATGCCATAGAGGCGATCCAGTTGCCGTCCATGCCGCAGGTCCTGCTGCGGTTTTTGAGCGCCACCAACGACGATCAGACCTCCATGGCCGACTTGGCCAGGGTGGTGGAGCAGGACCCGGCACTGAGCGCCCGGGTCCTCACGGTCGCCAATTCGCCCGCGCTCCGGAGTGGGGCGGAGATCAAGAGCCTCGATCAGGGGCTGGTCGTGCTGGGCACGCGCCTCATGAGGACCCTGGCTTCGTGTCTTGCCATCCAGAGTGTCTTTGCCCGTACCGCCGGCGACATGAGATACGACCTGACCGGGTTTTGGGGCCATGCGCTCCGGGTTGGCGAATTGGCCTCCGCCATCGCCGCCCGCGTGGGCTATCCCGACCCCGGCGAGGCTTACCTGGCCGGCCTGATGCACGATATCGGCCAACTGCTCCTCCTGGGAGGGGTGGGCGACAGCTACGGCGTCCTTTTGGGCAGGAGCGACGATGAAAGAGCGCTGCAGGCGAATGAATGCACGCTGCTCGGCACCGATCACAGCGCCGTGGGCGCCTGGCTGGTCGATCAGTGGAACCTCTCGTCGTTCATGGCCGATGCGGTTCTCTTTCACCACCGGCCGGCCAACGAGATCGTGGAGGCCGATCCCTTGAGCCGGATCGTGTGGTCTGCCCACAGCATCGACAACTGTGCTGCCGCAGAACCCGAATCGGCCCTGGCCGCCGCCGTCATCGAGGCGGCCCTGGGCATCACCGCGGCCGAGGTGGCGGCCATCCGGCAGACGTGTTCCGAGCGTATCGCCGAGTTGGCAGCCGCGCTCGGCATCGAGAGTACCGGATACCCGAAGACCCTCCCCGATTTCGCCACCCCCTTCGAACACTTCAGGTCAAAGCTGAACGACACCAGCGTGACCTATTCCCGCCTGGAGGCCCTGGTGCGCGACATGGCCACCATGAACTCCCTGCAGCACAACCTCACCGCGCTCTGCAGTGAAGCCGAAATCGTCATGGCCCTGCGCGAATCGGCCCGCATCCTGTTCGGCGCCGGACGCATCGCTTTCCTGTTCGTCCAAAAGGACCGGCAGGTGCTCTCCGGGGCGAATATCGCCGGGCAGCCGCCCCTGCTCCAGCGGCTCGAAATCAGGCTCGACTCCGGACAGAGCCTCGCGGTAACTGCCCTCCTGGAACAACGGCCCGCCTCCACCTTCGACGGCGAACCGGAGGCTGCCGCGCTTGTGGATGTGCAGGCCACCCGCGCCCTGGGGGGCGAGGGCATCCTGTATGTTCCCCTGTGCACCCGCGGCAACCGCATCGGCGTCATGACCTATGGCGTGACCGCAGCCCAGTACGCGCGGCTGCTGCCCCGCCTCGACCTGGTGGCCAATTTCGCCAATCTGGCCGCGGAAAGCGTCGAATCCTGGCGCGCGGCCCGGGACCGCGAGCAGGAGATGGCCACCACCATGAAGAGCGGCTTCGAGCAACGGGCGCGCAAGGTCGTGCACGAGGCCGGCAATCCGCTCGCCATCATAAAGAACTATCTGAAGATCGTCAGCCGGAAGGTGCCCGACGAACTCGGCGTGCAGCAGGAGCTGACGATCCTCGGCGAGGAGATCGATCGGGTGACGCAGATCGTGCGGAGCCTGGTGGACGTTGCCGAAGTCCCGAAGGACACGGGCGCATTCGACGTCAACACGGTGATCGACGAGATGCTGGCGCTGTATGGCGAAACCTTCTTCGCCGGTTGCGGCATCACCGTCCTCAAGTCCCTGGAGCCCCGGCTTTCCCCGGTAGCCGGGGACCGGGACAGTTTCAAGCAGATCCTGTTCAACCTCTGGAAAAACGCGTCCGAGGCGATGCCGGCCGGTGGCCGCATTACCATCTCTACGCGGGGGGACATGCTTCTGGATGGGCAGCCCTCCGTGGAGATCCATGTCAGCGACTCGGGTCCCGGCCTGCCCCCCGAGGTCATGCAGGGGCTCTTCAAGCCGCTGGCACCCAACCGGCGGCCGGGGCATTCCGGCATCGGGCTGTCCATCGTGGCGTCCCTGGTCGAACGCCTCGGCGGCCGCATCGGCTGCCAGAATCAGGACGGGCAGGGGGCATGCTTCATCATTCTTTTGCCGCAGGCCAAGGGACAGCCCAGCGAATGA
- a CDS encoding cytochrome C, which produces MRHTGFVRTTLLSTTFLLLVACFASARTDHKEYKNSKLNECQDCHSGAGDVTNHGGYREHRMLAERADTNCIDCHQQSFCLDCHSGGNIEAYKQKSLSRTGEAMPSTHGPDFVATHALQAKSPQTCYRCHDSSFCSDCHGKVKNKGSMSVKSHWAAGNTQKYFLNRNSSAAEIAVHAAEARRELQSCQGCHPDAVVCSQCHNLKAPGGKVFK; this is translated from the coding sequence ATGCGACACACCGGATTTGTTAGGACAACGCTGCTCAGTACCACCTTTCTCCTCCTGGTCGCCTGCTTCGCATCCGCCAGGACCGACCACAAGGAGTACAAAAACAGCAAATTGAACGAATGCCAGGACTGCCATAGCGGTGCGGGCGACGTGACCAACCATGGCGGGTACCGGGAGCACCGGATGCTGGCGGAACGGGCCGACACCAACTGCATCGACTGCCACCAGCAGTCGTTCTGTCTCGACTGTCACAGCGGCGGCAACATCGAGGCCTACAAGCAGAAAAGCCTGTCGCGCACGGGCGAGGCCATGCCCTCCACCCACGGCCCCGACTTTGTCGCCACCCATGCCCTGCAGGCCAAATCCCCCCAGACGTGCTACCGCTGCCACGATTCGAGCTTCTGTTCGGACTGCCATGGCAAGGTGAAGAACAAGGGGAGCATGAGCGTCAAGTCGCACTGGGCAGCGGGCAACACCCAGAAATATTTCCTGAACAGGAATTCGTCGGCGGCGGAGATCGCCGTACACGCCGCGGAAGCGCGGCGGGAGTTGCAATCCTGCCAGGGGTGTCATCCCGATGCGGTCGTCTGTTCGCAATGCCACAACCTGAAGGCCCCGGGCGGCAAGGTGTTCAAATAG
- a CDS encoding sensor histidine kinase KdpD, with translation MRFRQILENLLNNAFRYTPSEGTVSLHVWREDGRVLVKVSDTGIGIREEDQELIFEAFYRSSNVEDRRGLGLGLSIVQEALSLTGGTITVASRVGEGTVMRVELPGADPEPAGEAALAT, from the coding sequence ATCCGTTTCCGGCAGATTCTCGAGAACCTGCTGAACAATGCCTTCCGCTATACGCCGTCCGAGGGGACCGTGTCGTTGCATGTGTGGCGGGAGGACGGTCGGGTGCTGGTGAAGGTGAGCGACACCGGCATCGGCATCCGGGAAGAGGACCAGGAGCTGATCTTTGAAGCCTTCTACCGCAGCAGCAACGTGGAGGACCGCCGCGGCCTGGGCCTGGGCCTCTCCATCGTCCAGGAAGCATTGTCGCTGACAGGCGGAACAATCACCGTGGCCAGCAGGGTGGGCGAAGGCACCGTCATGCGGGTCGAACTGCCCGGCGCCGACCCCGAGCCGGCAGGGGAAGCCGCCCTCGCGACGTGA
- a CDS encoding EAL domain-containing protein, giving the protein MNFFVQSTFNHAHDMADQTERILIVDDEPRMRSSLRQLLDGPGRDIVECGTGEDAIAILKDQNMGLVLLDIHLPGVSGLDVMEWITDFNAATRVIMVSADADIDSAIRALRSGAVEFIRKPYDLEEMQHKVDNALLRSRLERINTLMTTRLELSERMHRFLVESSPDLIYTLDTDGCFIFVNGRAESLLGYSRGELVGRHYTAIVREEDWDTARYAFTERRRDSRATTNVEVRLKCSDSRSFEPRFIVAVVSAMGVYEENGDGGGPLRFIGTYGVARDISERKKAEETISFQAMHDHLTHLPNRRLFKDRLELSMNQSKRNGRLVGVMFIDLDRFKLVNDTHGHAEGDELLVNVAHRLRNCVRAGDTLARQGGDEFTVLLPDLYRSEDACIIAEKVLDALKAPFQVKGQEFRATASIGIAVYPHDGDSADALLKNADIAMYKVKATGKNNYLLFTPEMNAGYHERIRLENELRQAIGNAEFELYYQPKISISGGKVVGLEALIRWRHPVHGLLNPASFIDLAEESGLICDITDWVLAEACSQMARWRDMGLNNLRISVNVSPSEFTHSDFLERIVCNITKNRLPADAVEIEITENLLLHDATGVIDKMRYLRNHGVGIAIDDFGTRYSSLNYLRKFPISAIKIDQSFVRDLTTETRVSPILNAIIGMARGFGLHLVAEGVETVFQMKTLNELGCDEMQGYLFSKPVPAAELRPVLLNALPNLPDRWHYGARMASPGMAATVGAPD; this is encoded by the coding sequence ATGAATTTTTTCGTCCAGTCCACATTCAACCATGCCCACGACATGGCCGACCAGACGGAGCGCATACTCATCGTCGACGACGAGCCGCGCATGCGTTCCAGCCTGCGCCAGCTCCTGGACGGCCCGGGCCGGGACATCGTGGAGTGCGGCACCGGCGAGGACGCGATCGCCATACTCAAGGACCAGAACATGGGCCTCGTCCTCCTGGACATCCACCTCCCGGGGGTGTCCGGCCTGGATGTGATGGAATGGATCACCGACTTCAATGCCGCGACGCGGGTCATCATGGTCAGCGCGGATGCCGATATCGATTCCGCCATACGCGCCCTGCGCAGCGGGGCCGTGGAGTTCATCCGCAAGCCCTACGACCTGGAGGAGATGCAGCACAAGGTGGACAACGCCCTGCTGCGCAGCCGCCTGGAGCGCATCAATACCCTGATGACCACGCGCCTCGAACTTTCCGAGCGGATGCACCGCTTCCTGGTGGAAAGCTCGCCGGACCTCATCTACACGCTGGATACGGACGGCTGCTTCATATTCGTCAACGGCCGGGCCGAGTCGCTGCTCGGCTATTCGCGCGGCGAACTTGTCGGGCGCCACTACACCGCCATCGTTCGCGAGGAAGACTGGGACACCGCCCGCTACGCCTTCACCGAGCGGCGCCGCGACAGCCGCGCCACCACAAACGTGGAAGTGCGCCTGAAGTGCAGCGACAGCCGCAGCTTCGAGCCACGCTTCATCGTGGCCGTGGTGAGTGCCATGGGGGTCTACGAGGAAAACGGCGACGGCGGGGGGCCCCTGCGCTTCATCGGCACCTACGGCGTCGCGCGCGATATCTCCGAACGCAAGAAGGCCGAGGAGACCATCAGTTTCCAGGCCATGCACGACCACCTTACCCATCTGCCGAACCGCCGGCTGTTCAAGGACCGGCTCGAATTGTCCATGAACCAGTCGAAACGGAACGGCCGGCTGGTGGGCGTCATGTTCATCGATCTCGACCGCTTCAAGCTCGTGAACGATACCCATGGGCACGCCGAGGGGGATGAACTCCTGGTGAACGTGGCCCACCGCCTGCGCAATTGCGTCAGGGCCGGCGACACCCTGGCCCGCCAGGGGGGTGACGAATTCACGGTGCTTTTGCCCGATCTGTACCGTTCCGAGGATGCATGCATCATCGCCGAGAAGGTGCTTGACGCCCTGAAGGCGCCCTTCCAGGTGAAGGGGCAGGAATTCCGGGCAACGGCCAGCATCGGCATCGCCGTGTATCCGCACGACGGGGACAGTGCCGATGCACTGTTGAAGAACGCCGATATTGCCATGTACAAGGTCAAGGCCACCGGCAAAAACAATTATCTGCTGTTCACGCCGGAGATGAATGCCGGTTATCACGAGCGCATCAGGCTTGAGAACGAACTACGGCAGGCCATCGGCAACGCTGAGTTCGAGTTGTACTATCAACCCAAGATCAGCATTTCCGGCGGCAAGGTCGTCGGCCTGGAGGCCCTGATCAGATGGCGCCATCCGGTACACGGGCTCTTGAATCCGGCCAGCTTCATCGACCTGGCCGAGGAGTCGGGGCTGATCTGCGACATCACCGACTGGGTGCTGGCCGAGGCGTGCAGCCAGATGGCCCGCTGGCGCGACATGGGGCTGAACAATCTGCGCATTTCGGTCAATGTCTCGCCCTCGGAGTTCACCCACAGCGACTTTCTCGAACGGATCGTGTGCAACATCACCAAGAACCGCTTGCCGGCCGACGCCGTGGAGATAGAAATCACCGAAAATCTCCTGCTGCACGACGCCACGGGGGTCATCGACAAGATGCGCTACCTGCGCAACCACGGGGTGGGGATCGCGATCGACGACTTCGGCACCCGCTACTCCTCCCTCAACTACCTGCGCAAGTTTCCCATCAGTGCCATCAAGATCGACCAGTCGTTCGTGCGCGACCTGACGACGGAAACGCGCGTCTCGCCGATTCTCAACGCCATCATCGGCATGGCGCGCGGCTTCGGGCTGCATCTCGTGGCGGAAGGGGTGGAAACGGTATTCCAGATGAAAACCCTGAACGAACTGGGGTGCGACGAGATGCAGGGGTATCTCTTCAGCAAGCCGGTACCCGCCGCCGAACTCAGGCCGGTGCTGCTGAACGCGCTTCCGAATCTCCCGGACCGGTGGCACTACGGCGCCCGGATGGCCTCCCCGGGGATGGCCGCGACGGTAGGCGCACCCGATTGA
- a CDS encoding 4Fe-4S dicluster domain-containing protein has protein sequence MIEIFKTVAGEMSQNASTEEVTELIRKHISRRQFLIGTSAVGMGVASLCIFGCGSHGSPSAPRQVYVANALGMVVADPTLCVTCRRCEAACVGYNNGDATSTLQQPTIANVKVSRNMYWGVDGVTSNAYEGEGNYGNYRTVQDVCHQCPHPVPCQLACPQGAIEVIDPVNARVVNVDKCVGCGICVAACPWAMPALSGAVNALNSKSHKCTLCNGNPECVQTCPTGALTYTAWADMTKTVPTRQTVPASIQLAADVAGTCVQCH, from the coding sequence ATGATCGAGATATTCAAAACAGTTGCTGGAGAAATGTCGCAGAACGCCTCAACGGAAGAGGTAACCGAACTTATCCGCAAACACATTTCCCGGCGGCAATTTCTCATAGGTACGAGCGCAGTCGGCATGGGCGTCGCCTCGCTCTGCATCTTCGGCTGCGGCAGCCACGGTTCGCCCTCGGCGCCGCGCCAGGTCTACGTGGCCAACGCCCTGGGGATGGTCGTTGCCGACCCGACCCTCTGCGTGACCTGCCGCCGCTGCGAAGCGGCGTGCGTCGGGTACAACAACGGCGATGCCACATCGACCCTGCAGCAGCCTACCATCGCCAACGTCAAGGTCAGCCGGAATATGTACTGGGGTGTGGATGGTGTGACGTCGAATGCCTACGAGGGGGAGGGCAACTACGGCAACTACCGCACCGTCCAGGACGTATGCCACCAATGCCCGCACCCGGTGCCATGCCAGTTGGCGTGTCCCCAGGGGGCTATCGAGGTCATCGACCCGGTCAACGCCAGGGTCGTGAACGTGGATAAATGCGTGGGGTGCGGCATCTGCGTCGCGGCCTGTCCCTGGGCGATGCCGGCCCTGAGCGGCGCGGTGAACGCCCTGAATTCCAAGTCGCACAAATGCACCCTGTGCAACGGCAACCCGGAATGCGTCCAGACGTGCCCCACCGGCGCCCTGACCTACACGGCGTGGGCCGATATGACCAAGACCGTACCGACGCGCCAGACCGTGCCCGCATCCATCCAACTGGCCGCGGATGTCGCCGGCACCTGCGTGCAGTGCCACTGA